One Ammospiza caudacuta isolate bAmmCau1 chromosome 11, bAmmCau1.pri, whole genome shotgun sequence genomic window carries:
- the ZMAT3 gene encoding zinc finger matrin-type protein 3, producing the protein MILLQQAGLLPHPEKPSSLPMSVATRPRASSPLSPPKSLGLGPSFHHTQEEELAKVVEQDPMLEELCKPLCCKLCNVTLNSAQQAQAHYQGKNHSKKLRNYYAANSCPAPARMSNSVEPAPPQVVTLPTQMGSSKPGGRVILATENDYCKLCDASFSSPAVAQAHYQGKNHAKRLRLAEAQNNSFSDASELGKRRARKEGNEYKMMQNRRNTYAVQNNTGPYFNPRSRQRIPRDLAMCVTPSGQFYCSMCNAGASEELEFRQHLESKQHKSKVSEQRYRNEMENLGYVQ; encoded by the exons ATGATTCTTCTACAGCAAGCAGGACTTCTTCCTCATCCTGAGAAGCCTTCATCCCTTCCTATGTCAGTGGCTACAAGGCCAAGAGCCAGCTCACCACTGTCCCCACCAAAGTCTCTCGGACTGGGGCCTTCCTTTCATCACACACAAGAGGAGGAACTTGCCAAGGTGGTGGAGCAGGACCCTATGCTGGAGGAACTATGTAAGCCCCTGTGCTGTAAGCTTTGCAATGTCACTCTGAACTCGGCCCAGCAAGCCCAGGCTCATTACCAG GGTAAGAACCACAGTAAGAAGCTGAGGAATTACTATGCTGCCAACAGCTGTCCGGCACCTGCCAGGATGAGTAATTCTGTTGAGCCTGCCCCACCTCAGGTTGTCACCCTTCCAACTCAG ATGGGATCCAGCAAGCCAGGTGGCCGAGTGATCTTGGCTACAGAGAATGATTACTGCAAGCTTTGTGATGCCTCATTTAGCTCCCCGGCTGTGGCTCAGGCTCACTACCAAGGGAAGAATCACGCCAAGCGGCTGCGCCTTGCAGAGGCACAGAATAACTCGTTCTC GGATGCCTCAGAACTAGGCAAACGAAGGGCAAGGAAAGAAGGGAATGAATATAAGATGATGCAGAACAGGAGAAACACATATGCGGTTCAGAACAACACAG GTCCCTACTTCAACCCGCGCTCGCGGCAGAGGATCCCCCGTGACCTGGCCATGTGCGTGACGCCCAGCGGGCAGTTCTACTGCTCCATGTGCAACGCTGGGGCCAGCGAGGAGCTGGAGTTCAGGCAGCACCTGGAGAGCAAGCAGCACAAGAGCAAAGTGTCCGAGCAGCGCTACAGGAACGAGATGGAGAACCTGGGCTACGTCCAGTGA